From the Oligoflexia bacterium genome, one window contains:
- the ltrA gene encoding group II intron reverse transcriptase/maturase, protein MQTKLNLISELVKRDEKCRVNNVAYLLGEESLKECFGMLKRGKAAGIDGVSVEEYGKNLDANVAALVARMKAQSYKPQPVRRSYIAKANGKERALGIPSVEDKIVQRGIVRILESIYEVDFLDFSYGFRPHRSCHQALKQLNQVIMMNPINHVIDADIKGFFDNVDHEWMMKFLSVRINDPALLRLIKRFLKNGYMEEGKLHATDEGTPQGGVISPILANIYLHYVLDLWMQKVVKRNCRGVVEMIRYADDFIICVQYKDDAIKIREALTARLKKFNLELSEEKTRVIEFGRFAKQNAHSKEQRPATFNFLGFTHFIDRTKKNTFKLGRKTDRKKFTAKITEMNLWLKNSRNLYQLEVIWKILKAKLRGHFQYYGVSGNYRSINDFNSTVKRLVFKWLNRRSQKKSFNLEGYSLYLKRHPLPTPAIHHNFYTGFSST, encoded by the coding sequence ATGCAAACGAAATTAAATCTCATATCGGAGCTTGTGAAACGGGACGAGAAATGTCGCGTGAATAATGTTGCGTATCTGCTAGGGGAAGAAAGCTTAAAGGAATGTTTTGGAATGCTTAAGCGCGGAAAAGCGGCCGGCATTGACGGTGTGAGTGTCGAAGAATACGGAAAGAATTTAGATGCGAATGTAGCGGCACTAGTCGCTCGCATGAAAGCCCAGTCGTACAAACCGCAGCCGGTGCGAAGGTCATATATCGCAAAGGCAAATGGGAAAGAACGGGCTCTTGGAATTCCGTCGGTTGAAGATAAAATCGTTCAACGCGGGATTGTGCGGATACTAGAATCCATTTACGAAGTCGACTTTCTAGATTTTTCCTACGGCTTTAGACCTCACCGGAGCTGTCACCAAGCGCTCAAGCAACTGAACCAGGTTATCATGATGAATCCGATCAACCACGTCATCGATGCCGACATCAAAGGCTTCTTTGATAATGTCGATCATGAATGGATGATGAAGTTCTTGAGCGTGAGAATTAACGATCCAGCCCTTCTTCGATTGATCAAACGCTTTTTGAAGAATGGATACATGGAAGAAGGAAAGCTTCACGCAACTGATGAGGGCACACCTCAAGGTGGCGTGATCTCTCCGATCCTTGCCAACATCTATCTTCATTATGTGCTGGATCTTTGGATGCAGAAAGTGGTGAAGCGAAACTGTCGTGGAGTCGTTGAAATGATTAGATACGCTGATGATTTTATCATCTGTGTACAATACAAAGACGACGCCATTAAAATCCGCGAAGCCCTGACTGCAAGGCTCAAGAAATTTAATCTTGAGCTCTCAGAAGAGAAGACGCGTGTGATTGAGTTTGGTCGATTTGCCAAGCAAAATGCGCATAGCAAAGAGCAGCGTCCAGCAACATTTAACTTTTTAGGCTTTACTCACTTTATTGACCGAACGAAGAAGAACACTTTTAAGCTTGGTCGGAAAACAGATCGGAAAAAGTTCACAGCGAAAATAACGGAGATGAATCTGTGGTTGAAAAACTCACGCAATCTCTATCAGCTCGAAGTGATATGGAAAATATTGAAGGCAAAGCTACGAGGGCACTTTCAATATTATGGGGTAAGTGGAAACTACCGAAGTATTAACGACTTTAACTCCACGGTTAAGCGGTTAGTATTTAAGTGGCTTAACCGGCGCAGTCAGAAAAAGAGTTTTAACCTTGAGGGCTATTCACTGTACCTCAAGCGACATCCTCTTCCCACGCCTGCGATCCATCATAACTTTTATACCGGATTTTCTAGCACGTGA